The Chryseobacterium sp. 52 genome includes a region encoding these proteins:
- a CDS encoding MBL fold metallo-hydrolase, with protein sequence MKLKFLGTGTSQGVPVIGCTCEVCTSENPKDKRFRSSVMITTEESRKILIDCGPDFREQMLLNHENNVDIALLTHEHNDHVIGLDDMRPLIFKSGKNMPIYCYERVGHEVKKRFPYAFADVRYPGAPAFDLHEIENKPFHVLDTEITPIEVIHYEITVFGYKFKNLAYITDANFISDIEKEKLQNLDVLVLNCIRKFDPHPAHFILPDVIALFKELKPKKLFLTHISHHLGVHDIEDKDLPEGMHLAYDGLEVEF encoded by the coding sequence AGGTGTACCCGTTATAGGCTGCACATGTGAAGTATGTACTTCCGAAAATCCCAAAGACAAGCGTTTTCGCTCCTCAGTAATGATTACTACAGAGGAAAGCAGAAAAATACTGATCGACTGTGGACCGGATTTCAGGGAACAAATGCTTCTCAACCACGAAAATAATGTAGATATTGCATTACTCACCCATGAACATAATGATCATGTGATTGGTCTTGATGATATGCGTCCATTAATTTTTAAAAGTGGAAAAAATATGCCCATCTATTGTTACGAAAGGGTTGGACATGAGGTTAAAAAACGTTTTCCTTATGCTTTCGCTGACGTAAGGTATCCGGGAGCTCCGGCTTTTGATCTACACGAAATTGAAAATAAACCTTTCCACGTTTTAGATACGGAGATTACGCCTATTGAAGTGATTCACTATGAAATTACGGTCTTCGGGTATAAGTTTAAAAATCTTGCGTATATCACCGATGCCAATTTCATTTCAGACATAGAAAAAGAAAAATTACAGAATCTGGATGTGCTGGTTTTAAACTGCATCAGAAAATTTGATCCGCACCCTGCCCATTTTATACTGCCTGACGTCATCGCCCTGTTTAAAGAGCTTAAGCCTAAGAAATTATTTTTAACACACATCAGCCACCATCTGGGAGTGCATGATATTGAAGATAAGGATCTTCCGGAAGGAATGCATTTGGCCTACGACGGTTTAGAAGTAGAATTTTAA